DNA sequence from the Devosia lacusdianchii genome:
GTCGGCTCGATCGCCCCGGGCCGCTATGCCGATATTGTGCTACTCGACGACGTTCCGTCCATTTCCATCGCTCACGTCTATGCCGACGGACAGCTTGCCTCGACCGGCACCACATTCACCGGTCCTATGCCACGGCTTGATTGGCCCGACTGGGCCAGCAACACCATGAACATCGGCCGCACGCTGTCAGCCATCGATTTCGCCATCAGCGCGGAACCCGGTCGCCAAACCATGAAGGCAGCCGTCCTGCGCCCCTTCCACTGGAACGAGGATTTCATGGTCGAGGAGCTGCCGGTCGTCGACGGTATGGTTCAGCGTGACCCTTCCCGCACCATCACCAAGTGGTCGATGATCGACCGCTATCGTGGCGACGGCGCCGTCGCTTCCATGTTCTGGACCGGCTGCGGCCCGGAGGACCCAGAAACCGCCCTCGCCTGCTCCGTCGCCCATGACAGCCACAATGTCTGGTGCATCGGCTCGTCCGACGTCGCCATGGCCAAGGCAGTCAATCATCTGCAGTCTATCGATGGCGGCTGGGTCCTCGTACATCGGGGCGAGGTCGTCGCCGAGGTTCGCTTCGAAATTGCTGGCTTGATGACCGCGCGCCCGGCCGAAGCCCTCGATGCGGAGATGCAGGCTTTCCTGCGCCGGGCCGAGCAGGTTACGTGGATGTACCAGCCTGCCGCCATGAACCGCTGGAAACCCGGCTTCCCCGAATTCCTGATCTTCGCCACCCTCACCTGCTCTCCCTGGCGCTGGGTGCTCGTCGCGCCGTCGAAGCTGGCGCCCAATGGCTTCGTCAACGTCCAGACCGGCGAAACGCACGCGATTGTCTGGTAGAATCGCGTACCGCTGAGATCCGATCTTTGCGTTGATAAAGCGCTTCACAAAGCTTCAAGCTCAAAGATTGGGCTTGCAGAGCCATCGCCGCAAAAATAGGCTTCGATATATCAGCACGCCGCTAGAGATAGACGTCGGCTGGCAGGTCGCGTCCGGTGCAAAGGAACCCAACCATGAAGAAACTTGCTGCTACAGCGCTGGCCCTATCGGCCACCGCACTGCTCTCTGCCGCGCCTGCCATGGCGCAGGGCAAAACGCTGACCATCTCATGGTGGGGCTTCAACGGCGAAAAGCTGGAAGCCATCGTTCTAGCGCCGTTCCGCGAACAATGCGGCTGCGAGATCGTGTTCGAGACCGGCAATAACGGGGAGCGCCTGAACAAGATTCAGATCCGCAACGGCGCCGGCGTCGACGTGGCCTATTTCTCCGACAGTTTCAGCCAGCAGGGCATCGAAGCCGGCCTGTTCCAGAAGATCGATCCAGCCAAGCTGCCGAACCTGGCCGGCATCTACGAGCTCGCCCGCGACCCGCAGGGCGGCTACGGCCCGGCCTACACCATCGGCCGCGTCGGCATCGTCTATGACTCGGCCAAGGTGACCACGCCCATCGCGTCGTGGAACGATCTGTGGCGCGAAGATCTCGCCGCCTCACTGTCCCTGCCGGGCATCACCACCACGGCCGGTCCGATGGTGGTGATGAAGGCCGGAGAACATCAAGGCGTTGACGCCTTTGCCGATGCCGACGGCGCCTTTGCTGGCGTCGAAGCGCTCAAGCCCAACGTGGTCAAGAACTACAATACCGGCTCCGAGATGATCAATCTGTTCTCGACCGGCGAAATCTCGGCCGCCATCGCCCAGGACTTCACCCTGGGTCAGATCCAGGCGGCCGTTCCCTCGGTCGTCTGGGCCGAACTGGGCGAAGGCTCGATCGCCACGCTCAACACCGTCAACATTCCTACGGGTGCGGCTGAACCCGAACTGGCCTACCAGTTCATCAACCTCATCCTGTCCCCGGAAATCCAGCAGCAGCTGGCAGAACAGGGTGTCGACGCCCCGGTCAATACCTCGGTAACGCTGACGCCCGAACAGGCTGCGCTCTGGACCTATGGCGCCGATCTGATCGCCGGTCTGCAGCGCATCGACTACGTCAAGATGAACGCCGCCAAGAGTGGCTGGGTTGACCGCTGGAACGAAATCTTCGGCATGTAAGACGTATCGCCGCGCAGGACGTTGCTTGTCCGCGCGGCCTCCCATCCACGATGTCACCCCGGCGAAGGCCGGGGTCCATCCTGAGATCGATCTTGATGGCGCCATCTCAGGATGGATTCCGGCTTTTGCCGGGATGACCCGGTGGGATGTGATGACACGGTTGATAAGGCCAAAAGAATGAAACGCTTCGCCGGCTGGACTCTGGCCTCCCCCGCGACTTTGCTTGTCGTGGTCTTCCTTGTACTGCCGGTGCTCGCGACAATCGTCACGACCTTCACTACGCCAGGCGGTCCATTCTCGACCTACGCAGCGTTCTTCGGCAGCGGCTTCCGTCGCACCGTGCTGTGGCGTACCATCCAGGTGTCGCTGGCAACCACGGTCATTGCCCTTGTGATCGGCTTCCTGACGGCCTACGTGGTGTCGCGTTCGCCCGGCTGGCTCAAATCCATCCTCATCGTCGCTGCGGTTTTCCCGCTACTGACTGGCGTCGTCGTGCGCTCGTTTGCCTGGCTGATCATCTTGGGCAAGAACGGCATCCTCAATACCACTCTGCTCAATCTCGGCGTGATCGGCGAGCCGTTGACGATGCTGTACACCCAGGGCGCGGTCATCATTGCCATGGTCTACCTCTTCGTGCCGTTGATGATCCTCACCCTCGTCGGCGTGCTCGAAGCCATCCCCGATGACCTGATCCAGGCCTCCGCCTCGCTCGGGGCCAAGCCGACCGCCACTTTCATGCAGGTCACCCTGCCCCTGGCAGTTCCCGGCCTGATTGTCGGCGCCGTGCTGGTCTTCACCGGCAGTTTCACCTCCTACGCCACGCCGCAGCTTCTCGGTGGGGAGCAGGTGATGATGATGGGCACGCTCATGTACCAGCAAGCCATGGTCGTCTTCGACTGGGTCGCGGCGTCCACCATCGCTGCGGTCATGGTGGTCATCACCATCGCCATTGTGCTGCTGATGACCCGCGTCGCCCGCCGCCTCAATCCGATGGCCGTGTGATGACCCAGAAAATCCATCCCCTCCTCATCGCCGGCACCGTCCTGGTCTTCATGTTCCTGGTCGGCCCGCTGATCATCGTGCTCGGCGCCGCGCTCAGCGACACCACCTACCTGACCTTCCCGCCGCAGGGCCTGTCGCTGCGCTGGTTCGAGAACATCTTCGCTATCGACGCCTTCCGTCGCACCATCCTGACGAGCCTCCAGATCGCGCTGCTCTCCACCGTGATCGCGCTGATCATCGGGATTCCCGCCGCCTACGCGCTCAACCGTTACCGCATCCAATTGCCGGGCTGGCTCTCGACGCTGTTCGTGCTGCCGGTGCTGGTGCCCGAGCTGGTGCTGGGCTTCTCGCTGCTCAAGAATCTGGCCGTTCAGTTCAACTCACCGATCTATGTCGCACTGCTGTTCGGCCACGCCCTGCTGGTCCTGCCCTATGTGGTGCGGGTGATCAGCGCGTCGCTGGCCTCGTTCGATTTTTCGATCGAGGAGGCGGCCATCAGCCTTGGCTCACCGCCGCTGAAGACCTTCTTCACGATCCTTCTGCCCAACGTCCGCTCCGGCGTGATCGCTGCCTTCATCCTAGCCTTCATCACCTCGATCAACGACGTCTCGATCTCGATTTTCCTTACTGGGCCGGGTCTCTCCACCCTGCCTATCCAACTGCTTGCGCATATGGAGCAGTTCTTCGACCCCACCGTCGCCTCGGTCTCCGTGCTGCTGATGCTGCTGACCGTCGCTGTCATGGCCATCGTCGAGCGCACGCTCGGCCTGACCTTCCTAGCCAAGTAGAGATCGATGACCCAAGCCCTCTCCCTCCAGTCGATCACGGCGCATTACGGCACCACCCAGGTGTTGGAAAACCTGTCCCTCAACGTCGCCGAAGGCGAACTCGTTTCGTTGCTCGGCGCCAGCGGCTGCGGCAAGACCACCACCCTTCGCCTGGTCGCCGGCTTCCTGCAGCCGACTTCGGGCAAGATCAGCCTTGGTGGTCGCGACCTCACCGGTCTGCCGCCGCATCAGCGCGACATCGGCCTTGTCTTCCAGAACTACGCGCTGTTCCCGCACCTGTCTGTCGCCGACAATGTCGGCTTCGGCCTCAAGCAGCGCGGGATTTCGGGCGCCGAGCGCGACAAGCGTGTCAACGCTATGCTCGAACGCGTCGGTCTGGCCCATCTGGCCGACCGTCTGCCCGCCGCCCTCTCCGGCGGCCAGAAGCAGCGCGTCGCCCTGGCCCGGGCCCTGGTGATTGAGCCGCCGCTGCTGATGTTCGACGAGCCCCTATCCAACCTCGACGCCAAGCTGCGCGTCGATATGCGGGTCGAGATCCGCCAACTCCAGCGCGCCAACGGCACCACCTCGGTCTATGTGACGCACGATCAGGAGGAGGCGTTCTCCATCTCTGATCGCGTCGCCATCATGCACCAGGGCCGCATCATGCAGCTCGATACGCCCGAGCGCCTCTATCAGCGCCCGGCCAATGCCTTCGTGGCGCGCTTCGTCGGCTTCGAGAATCTGATTTCGATGAGTGTCATCGCCCGCGATGGTGCCAAGATCACCGCTGAAGCCGCCGGTGGCGTGACGCTCACGCTGTCGCTCGAGCATTTCGGCGAAATCCCCGATCGCTTCGTGCTGGCCTGCCGCGCCGATGGCCTCGCCGTCACCGATAATGCTGGCATGGAAGGCATCCCGGCGACGCTGGGCCTGCGCACCTATCTCGGCCGTGCCTACCAATATCAGGCCGAAACGCCGGCTGGCGCATTGGTCGCGAATGGTCCGCTGACCCGGCCACTGGAGCTTGGCACGTCCGCCAAACTGGTTCCCGTGCCGGAGCAATGCACCATTCTCACGCCAGAATGAGCACCACCCTTCTCACCAATGCCTGGGTGCTGACGCTCGACGAAGCCCTCACCGAGTACAATCCCGGCTGGGTGCAGATCGACGGTAGCACTATCACCGCTCTCGGCTCCGGAGCCCCGCCCTCAGTCCCCGGCGCCGAGATCATCGACTGCGGCGGCGATGTCGTCATGCCCGGCATGGTCAATGCGCACTGCCACATGGGCATGTCCGTCTTCCGCGGCCTCGCCGAAGACGTCGATGACCGACTCTACCGCTATATCCTTCCGCTCGAACGCAAGTTCGTCACGGCAGACATGGTGCGTGTCGGCACCACCCTCTCTGCGCTCGAACTGATCCAGGGCGGCGTCACCACCGTCGCTGACATGTATTACTTCGAAACCGAAGTCGCCAAAGTCTGCGACCAGGCCGGCCTCCGCGCCATCGTTGGCCAGACCCTGGCTGATTTCGACCCACCCGACCACCGCAATTTCGATGAGGGCTTTGCCCGCGTTGAGGAACTGACGGACGCTTACGCCGACCACCCCCTGGTCACCCCGTCCATCGCCCCGCACGCACCCTACTCCACCGGCCGTGCCGTAATGGAGCGCATCGCCCAGTGGTCGGCTGACCATCCCCTCGTCCCAGTGCAAATGCATCTGGCGGAAAGCACGCTGGAGGTTGAATGGGCCCGCAAAACCCATAACCAGAGCACCGTCGCCGTCACCCGCGATGCCGGACTGCTCAAGCCAAACCTCATCTGCGCGCATTGCCTGCAGCTCGATGACGCCGATATCACCATGATGTCGGAAGCGCAGGTCTGTGTCGCCACCAATCCGCGGTCAAACGGCAAAGCCGGTCGCGGCATCGCCCCCGTCGAAAAACTGCGTCATGCTGGCCTGCCGGTGGGGATCGGCAGCGACGGCGCCATGAGCGGCAATACACTCGATCTGTTCAGCCAGTTCGCCCCGGTGTCGATGTTCGCCAAACTGCTCGGCGGCTCGCGCAAACCGCTGCCGGCCCGCGAAGTCGTGCAAATGGCAACCATCGAAGGGGCACGCGCCCTGAGTCTCAATCTCAAGGTCGGCTCCCTTGAGCCCGGCAAGCAGGCCGACCTGATCCGCGTCAGCCTGGCCGCGCCGCGCCTCCATCCAATCTACGACATCTATTCGGCGCTCGTCTTTGCCGCCATGCCGTCGGACGTAACCCACTCCATGGTCGCCGGACGTTGGCTGATGCGGGACCGGCAAATGCAAACACTCGATCCCATCAAGGCGACCCGGGACGCACTCCAAATCGCGGCGACGTTCAAGGCTGAGATGCGCCAGATTGACCGGAACAGCACCCAAGCTTAGCTACCCTTGAACCTCATCTCGGTTATCCCAAAGCCTCAAATGTCTGACAAAGCCATCGTGAAGGTCGCCAATATCATGCTCGCTCCGTTCACATGAACAGACAGGTAATCATCGATACCGATCCGGGGCTGGACGATGCCGTGGCGATCCTTTTCGCCCTGGGCTCCGGCCGGTTTGATATTCTCGGCCTGACGACTGTGGCCGGCAATATCGGGCTGGAGCGGAGCACACGCAACGCCGGCGGCTTGCTCGCCCTGGCGGGACGCGGCGATATTCCCGTCATCGCCGGCGCCGCCGAGGCCATGCTGCGGACCAATATCGACGCGCTGGTCGTCCACGGCAGCGATGGCCTGCGCGGCGTCACCCTTCCCGATCCGGTCTCGCCGGCCAAGGACGACGCCGTCACCTGGCTCGCCGACACCTTGCGCAGTGCCCCGATCGGCTCGATCGACCTATTGGCGCTGGGACCACTGACCAACATCG
Encoded proteins:
- a CDS encoding ABC transporter substrate-binding protein, which gives rise to MKKLAATALALSATALLSAAPAMAQGKTLTISWWGFNGEKLEAIVLAPFREQCGCEIVFETGNNGERLNKIQIRNGAGVDVAYFSDSFSQQGIEAGLFQKIDPAKLPNLAGIYELARDPQGGYGPAYTIGRVGIVYDSAKVTTPIASWNDLWREDLAASLSLPGITTTAGPMVVMKAGEHQGVDAFADADGAFAGVEALKPNVVKNYNTGSEMINLFSTGEISAAIAQDFTLGQIQAAVPSVVWAELGEGSIATLNTVNIPTGAAEPELAYQFINLILSPEIQQQLAEQGVDAPVNTSVTLTPEQAALWTYGADLIAGLQRIDYVKMNAAKSGWVDRWNEIFGM
- a CDS encoding ABC transporter permease; its protein translation is MMTQKIHPLLIAGTVLVFMFLVGPLIIVLGAALSDTTYLTFPPQGLSLRWFENIFAIDAFRRTILTSLQIALLSTVIALIIGIPAAYALNRYRIQLPGWLSTLFVLPVLVPELVLGFSLLKNLAVQFNSPIYVALLFGHALLVLPYVVRVISASLASFDFSIEEAAISLGSPPLKTFFTILLPNVRSGVIAAFILAFITSINDVSISIFLTGPGLSTLPIQLLAHMEQFFDPTVASVSVLLMLLTVAVMAIVERTLGLTFLAK
- a CDS encoding ABC transporter permease encodes the protein MKRFAGWTLASPATLLVVVFLVLPVLATIVTTFTTPGGPFSTYAAFFGSGFRRTVLWRTIQVSLATTVIALVIGFLTAYVVSRSPGWLKSILIVAAVFPLLTGVVVRSFAWLIILGKNGILNTTLLNLGVIGEPLTMLYTQGAVIIAMVYLFVPLMILTLVGVLEAIPDDLIQASASLGAKPTATFMQVTLPLAVPGLIVGAVLVFTGSFTSYATPQLLGGEQVMMMGTLMYQQAMVVFDWVAASTIAAVMVVITIAIVLLMTRVARRLNPMAV
- a CDS encoding ABC transporter ATP-binding protein, which codes for MTQALSLQSITAHYGTTQVLENLSLNVAEGELVSLLGASGCGKTTTLRLVAGFLQPTSGKISLGGRDLTGLPPHQRDIGLVFQNYALFPHLSVADNVGFGLKQRGISGAERDKRVNAMLERVGLAHLADRLPAALSGGQKQRVALARALVIEPPLLMFDEPLSNLDAKLRVDMRVEIRQLQRANGTTSVYVTHDQEEAFSISDRVAIMHQGRIMQLDTPERLYQRPANAFVARFVGFENLISMSVIARDGAKITAEAAGGVTLTLSLEHFGEIPDRFVLACRADGLAVTDNAGMEGIPATLGLRTYLGRAYQYQAETPAGALVANGPLTRPLELGTSAKLVPVPEQCTILTPE
- a CDS encoding amidohydrolase family protein, translating into MSTTLLTNAWVLTLDEALTEYNPGWVQIDGSTITALGSGAPPSVPGAEIIDCGGDVVMPGMVNAHCHMGMSVFRGLAEDVDDRLYRYILPLERKFVTADMVRVGTTLSALELIQGGVTTVADMYYFETEVAKVCDQAGLRAIVGQTLADFDPPDHRNFDEGFARVEELTDAYADHPLVTPSIAPHAPYSTGRAVMERIAQWSADHPLVPVQMHLAESTLEVEWARKTHNQSTVAVTRDAGLLKPNLICAHCLQLDDADITMMSEAQVCVATNPRSNGKAGRGIAPVEKLRHAGLPVGIGSDGAMSGNTLDLFSQFAPVSMFAKLLGGSRKPLPAREVVQMATIEGARALSLNLKVGSLEPGKQADLIRVSLAAPRLHPIYDIYSALVFAAMPSDVTHSMVAGRWLMRDRQMQTLDPIKATRDALQIAATFKAEMRQIDRNSTQA